A genomic stretch from Telmatocola sphagniphila includes:
- the pepF gene encoding oligoendopeptidase F, translating into MSSGTKKLPLRSEVPVGDTWDLNSLFESDAAWEKTFEDYEKKAEGYNQFRGKLGESAQLLSECLKFDTAFDRLGDRIGTYAFLKETEDVSNSNYQGMKARYIGVASRAAELASYIRPEILNLPNATLGDYLKSPLLAEYKLSLERLVRYKPHTLSEKEERILAMQIETSQTPRNVFDQLTDADLKFGEIELSPGEKIELSHSSYIVCLENPNREVRKTAFHQYYSEFNDHANTLAATLAGSIKQDVYQARVRNFSSAREASLFPDKVPLSVYDNLLTAIHNYLPAVHKYYQVRRKAMKLPDIHMYDTYVPILSDLQTRNTWDEGVEKVIAALKPLGSEYIDALTKGLKGRWCDRYENKGKHSGAFSSGCYDSDPYILMNYQPDVLDHIFTLAHEAGHSMHTWYSSKNQPYQYANYTIFVAEVASTFNEQLLGEMLRKTASNAREKAYYLNREIDDIRKTIVRQTMFAEFEKVTHALAEENEPLTLETLRAEYRKLLDAYFGPEFTLDEELSLECLRIPHFYRAFYVYKYATGLSAAIALSERVLHGGKSELDAYLGFLKSGSSKDPLDLLRGAGVDMETPEPVEAALKKFARMVDELDQLLN; encoded by the coding sequence ATGTCGAGCGGAACGAAAAAGCTGCCCCTGCGTTCGGAAGTTCCCGTGGGAGATACCTGGGATCTGAACAGTCTTTTTGAGAGCGATGCAGCCTGGGAAAAGACCTTCGAAGACTACGAAAAGAAAGCGGAAGGCTACAACCAGTTTCGCGGCAAGCTGGGGGAAAGTGCTCAGTTACTCTCTGAATGTCTGAAGTTCGACACGGCCTTCGATCGTTTGGGGGACCGCATTGGGACCTATGCGTTCCTGAAAGAAACCGAAGATGTTTCGAATTCGAACTACCAGGGTATGAAGGCGCGGTACATCGGAGTCGCCAGCCGGGCCGCCGAACTGGCGAGCTATATTCGACCGGAAATTCTAAACCTGCCCAACGCCACCCTGGGGGATTATCTGAAGTCCCCCCTCCTAGCGGAATACAAGCTGTCCCTCGAACGACTGGTGCGCTATAAGCCACATACGCTGAGCGAAAAAGAAGAGCGTATTCTGGCCATGCAGATCGAGACTTCGCAGACACCGCGCAATGTCTTCGATCAACTCACCGATGCCGATTTGAAATTCGGCGAGATCGAACTATCCCCCGGCGAAAAAATCGAACTGAGCCACAGTTCTTACATCGTCTGTCTGGAAAATCCAAACCGGGAAGTTCGCAAAACCGCCTTCCATCAGTACTACAGCGAGTTCAACGACCACGCTAACACTTTAGCGGCCACCCTGGCGGGCAGCATCAAGCAGGATGTCTATCAGGCACGAGTCCGCAACTTCTCCTCGGCTCGGGAAGCGTCGCTGTTTCCCGATAAAGTGCCTCTCAGCGTCTACGACAATCTTCTGACGGCCATCCATAACTATCTTCCGGCCGTGCATAAGTACTATCAAGTCCGCCGCAAAGCAATGAAACTGCCTGATATTCACATGTACGACACGTACGTTCCGATTTTGAGCGATCTGCAAACTCGCAACACCTGGGACGAGGGGGTCGAAAAAGTTATTGCGGCCTTGAAGCCTCTGGGAAGTGAGTACATCGACGCCCTGACCAAAGGATTAAAAGGCCGTTGGTGCGATCGCTACGAGAACAAGGGCAAGCACAGTGGCGCGTTCTCCAGCGGCTGCTACGATAGCGATCCTTACATCCTGATGAACTATCAGCCGGATGTGCTGGATCATATCTTCACGCTCGCTCACGAGGCCGGGCACTCGATGCATACCTGGTACTCGAGCAAGAATCAGCCCTACCAGTACGCGAACTACACGATCTTCGTCGCCGAAGTGGCCAGCACCTTCAACGAACAGCTGCTGGGAGAGATGCTGCGTAAAACCGCCAGCAACGCTCGGGAGAAAGCTTACTATCTGAATCGGGAGATCGATGACATTCGCAAAACCATCGTTCGCCAGACAATGTTCGCCGAGTTCGAAAAGGTGACGCACGCACTGGCGGAAGAAAACGAACCGTTGACCCTGGAAACGCTGCGTGCCGAATACCGTAAACTCCTAGATGCCTATTTCGGCCCGGAATTCACCCTTGATGAAGAACTCTCGCTGGAGTGTCTTCGAATCCCCCATTTTTATCGCGCCTTTTACGTTTACAAGTACGCTACCGGACTGAGCGCGGCGATTGCCCTCTCGGAACGGGTCCTGCACGGCGGAAAATCAGAACTGGATGCCTATCTGGGGTTCCTGAAGAGCGGCAGTTCTAAAGATCCGCTGGATCTCTTGCGCGGTGCGGGGGTCGATATGGAAACTCCCGAACCCGTCGAAGCGGCCCTGAAAAAATTTGCCCGCATGGTGGATGAACTCGATCAGCTTTTGAATTGA
- a CDS encoding KamA family radical SAM protein, translating into MSHIDERAELSHEPLSPTAAYTEEEPPSKPRRHPIWKDVPQEQWDDWKWQRQNAITSVRQLRNLLEFTPEELEAIGQLESDYKLAIPPYYFSLIDPNDPNDPIRRQSVPSSSELQNPSGYELEDPLEEDLDSPVPGLTHRYPDRALLVTTHVCTMYCRFCTRKRTTMDREGWDAVNRNDQRMIDYVAAHPEIRDVIVSGGDPLTLPTAKLKFYLDNLSKIPHVDVIRIGTRVPVTLPQRLYDPELIALLSSAEKVWIQTHFNHPNEITVEAKRVCNALLRAGMPVNNHSVLMKGVNDDLSTMRNLMRGLLRIKVRPYYLFHCDPVIGAGHFRTSVWKGLEIMEGLRGHMSGLGIPTYVVDSPHGGGKIPLMPNYLISSSDDAVVLRNFEGQIVRYQAKDEPITRRKTKTTGVSGLLQGDKSVLIPENIERMERRKKVAAQKKVEAKEASCCSDSSPEKPAVDGMNLIQLTVRAPHSEGNGTRSKKSAGGPKKKTVKTKLLTASNG; encoded by the coding sequence ATGAGTCACATTGACGAGCGTGCTGAGCTTTCGCACGAGCCGTTGTCCCCGACTGCCGCCTACACGGAAGAAGAGCCTCCGAGTAAGCCTCGCCGTCATCCGATCTGGAAAGACGTCCCTCAAGAACAATGGGATGATTGGAAATGGCAACGCCAAAACGCCATTACCAGCGTACGTCAACTTCGAAACCTCCTCGAATTCACGCCCGAAGAACTCGAAGCCATCGGTCAGCTCGAGAGCGATTACAAACTTGCAATCCCTCCTTACTATTTCTCCCTGATCGATCCCAACGATCCCAACGATCCGATCCGTCGGCAATCGGTCCCTTCGTCTTCGGAACTGCAGAATCCTTCCGGCTACGAACTCGAAGATCCCTTGGAAGAAGATCTCGATTCTCCCGTACCGGGTTTGACGCATCGCTATCCCGACCGGGCTCTGCTGGTGACGACCCACGTCTGCACCATGTACTGCCGGTTCTGTACCCGCAAGCGAACCACCATGGATCGCGAAGGCTGGGACGCAGTCAATCGTAACGATCAGCGCATGATCGATTACGTGGCGGCCCACCCGGAAATTCGCGATGTCATCGTCTCCGGAGGCGACCCGCTGACGCTGCCGACCGCCAAGCTCAAATTCTACCTCGACAATCTATCCAAGATTCCGCACGTGGACGTGATTCGCATTGGTACGCGAGTACCGGTGACGCTGCCGCAGCGACTCTACGACCCGGAATTGATTGCACTGCTGAGTTCGGCCGAAAAGGTCTGGATTCAGACGCACTTCAATCATCCCAATGAGATTACCGTCGAAGCCAAGCGGGTCTGCAACGCTTTGCTGCGAGCCGGGATGCCGGTAAATAATCACAGCGTGCTGATGAAAGGTGTCAACGACGACCTCAGTACGATGCGGAACCTGATGCGAGGGCTCTTGCGCATCAAGGTACGGCCTTATTACCTGTTCCATTGCGATCCGGTCATCGGCGCGGGCCACTTCCGCACCAGCGTCTGGAAGGGCCTGGAAATTATGGAAGGCCTCCGCGGTCACATGTCCGGACTGGGCATTCCGACTTATGTGGTCGACAGTCCCCACGGCGGCGGCAAGATTCCGCTCATGCCGAACTATCTCATCAGTTCTTCCGATGACGCCGTAGTGTTGCGTAACTTCGAAGGGCAAATCGTTCGCTATCAGGCGAAAGACGAACCGATCACCCGTCGAAAGACTAAGACCACCGGTGTCAGCGGTCTGCTTCAGGGCGACAAGTCGGTTTTGATTCCCGAAAATATCGAACGGATGGAACGCCGGAAGAAAGTCGCAGCCCAGAAAAAGGTGGAAGCCAAGGAAGCCAGCTGCTGCAGCGATTCCTCTCCCGAAAAACCTGCGGTCGACGGCATGAACCTGATTCAATTGACCGTTCGCGCTCCCCACAGCGAAGGCAATGGGACGCGAAGCAAGAAATCAGCCGGCGGGCCGAAGAAAAAGACTGTCAAAACCAAGTTGCTGACCGCCTCGAACGGTTAA
- a CDS encoding NADH:flavin oxidoreductase/NADH oxidase, giving the protein MVALFEPLKIKDVTFHNRIAVSPMCQYSATEGVPSDWHLVHLGGKAIGGSSLVIAEATAVSPEGRISPGDTGIYNESQVTAWKPVTQFLKKHGAVPGIQIAHAGRKASANKPWEGDNHLTPGQGAWQILGPSAIPFGANLPVTPKAMTKEDIVQIREKFVAAAKNALTAGFEFLQLHFAHGYLASSFWSPIANKRTDEYGGSAENRGRFILETLKAVRAVWPEKYPLAARLSVNDYVEGGIRLDESIELIRKMKAEGLDMIDASLGFNSPDISAIPWGPGFMLPTAERIRKEVSLPTTTSWLITEAAQAEKAIASGQVDMVTLARELLRDPHWPYHAAKTLGVETPGKILAVQYGHWLKR; this is encoded by the coding sequence ATGGTCGCACTGTTTGAACCTCTGAAGATCAAAGATGTCACCTTCCACAATCGCATCGCGGTATCCCCGATGTGCCAGTACTCTGCCACCGAGGGCGTGCCCAGCGATTGGCATCTCGTCCATCTGGGAGGCAAAGCGATCGGCGGATCCTCTCTGGTGATCGCGGAAGCGACCGCCGTCTCACCAGAAGGGCGAATCAGCCCGGGCGATACCGGAATTTACAACGAGTCTCAGGTGACTGCCTGGAAGCCGGTGACTCAATTTCTCAAAAAGCATGGCGCTGTCCCTGGCATTCAGATTGCCCATGCCGGGCGTAAAGCGAGTGCCAACAAGCCCTGGGAAGGGGACAATCATCTCACGCCTGGACAGGGAGCCTGGCAAATTCTTGGTCCTAGTGCCATACCCTTCGGGGCCAACCTGCCGGTGACACCCAAAGCGATGACCAAAGAGGATATCGTTCAAATCCGGGAGAAATTCGTCGCGGCGGCCAAGAACGCTCTCACCGCCGGATTCGAATTTCTGCAGCTGCACTTCGCCCACGGTTACCTCGCTTCGAGTTTCTGGTCTCCCATCGCCAATAAGCGGACCGATGAATATGGCGGCTCGGCGGAGAATCGTGGCCGGTTCATTCTGGAGACACTGAAAGCCGTTCGCGCGGTTTGGCCGGAGAAATATCCTCTGGCGGCACGATTGAGCGTGAATGATTATGTGGAGGGCGGCATTCGGCTCGACGAATCGATTGAGCTGATTCGCAAGATGAAAGCCGAAGGACTCGACATGATCGATGCCAGTCTGGGCTTCAATTCCCCGGATATTTCTGCAATTCCCTGGGGTCCGGGCTTCATGTTGCCCACGGCGGAACGAATTCGCAAGGAAGTCAGCCTGCCGACGACGACCTCCTGGCTGATCACCGAGGCGGCTCAAGCGGAGAAAGCCATTGCCAGCGGGCAGGTGGATATGGTAACACTGGCGCGCGAACTTTTGCGCGATCCGCACTGGCCGTACCACGCGGCGAAGACGCTCGGCGTCGAGACACCGGGGAAAATTCTCGCGGTGCAGTACGGCCATTGGCTGAAACGTTGA
- a CDS encoding SDR family oxidoreductase yields the protein MKILQPPSGYNSGMANLIIGCGYLGRSVARLWLEAKQEVYALTRSAGSELPAGTQPITGDVTQPQSLSKLGSQSWDTLLYAVGLDRKSGRSFREVYIDGLRNVLEKLPPGGKFLYVSSTSVYGQTTGEWVNEASDTSPLEENGKIVREAELLLHSYRPEAVILRFAGIYGPGRLLRRTSIEKGEVLVCNPDKWLNLIHREDGARAILLAQTSAQAGQIYLISDGQPVRRPDFYSFLAEQLNAPTVRFQSPPAGVPQPPHEMGNRRIENRKARQELGFEPQFANYRSGIAASLTAEVES from the coding sequence GTGAAGATATTACAACCACCCAGCGGCTATAATAGCGGTATGGCCAATCTGATCATCGGTTGCGGTTATCTGGGGCGCTCGGTCGCACGACTTTGGCTCGAAGCGAAGCAAGAGGTTTATGCACTTACCCGTTCGGCGGGTTCCGAGCTTCCGGCGGGTACCCAGCCGATCACCGGCGATGTCACTCAGCCGCAGTCGTTGAGCAAGCTGGGTTCGCAAAGCTGGGATACCCTACTTTACGCGGTGGGTCTGGACCGCAAAAGCGGTCGCAGTTTTCGAGAGGTTTACATCGACGGGTTGAGAAACGTCCTGGAGAAATTGCCGCCCGGGGGAAAGTTCCTCTATGTTTCTTCGACCAGCGTCTATGGCCAGACGACGGGGGAATGGGTCAACGAAGCCTCCGACACCTCGCCTCTGGAAGAGAACGGCAAGATCGTTCGGGAAGCGGAATTGTTGCTGCATAGTTATAGACCCGAGGCCGTGATTCTGCGTTTTGCCGGAATTTACGGTCCGGGTCGATTGCTGCGTCGGACCTCGATCGAAAAGGGGGAAGTGCTGGTTTGCAATCCGGATAAATGGCTAAATCTGATTCATCGCGAGGATGGAGCGCGAGCGATTCTCCTGGCTCAAACGAGCGCGCAAGCCGGGCAAATTTATCTGATTTCGGATGGTCAACCCGTGCGTCGACCAGATTTTTACAGCTTCCTGGCGGAGCAACTGAATGCTCCGACCGTGCGATTCCAGTCGCCTCCAGCGGGCGTTCCTCAACCTCCTCACGAAATGGGGAACCGAAGAATCGAGAACCGAAAGGCCCGACAAGAACTCGGCTTTGAGCCGCAGTTTGCCAATTATCGGTCGGGGATCGCGGCGAGTCTGACAGCTGAGGTTGAGAGTTAA
- a CDS encoding STAS domain-containing protein codes for MSSQQGRRRRIEVEESGDITIVHFVDKKILDEQNIQMIGDDLFRLVDELGRHKLLLNFSNVEFLSSAALGKLITLNRKIQAVRGKLALCSISKDIREVFEITKLDKLFSIYPDEQTALASF; via the coding sequence ATGAGCAGTCAACAGGGACGCCGCCGACGGATCGAAGTGGAAGAATCGGGCGACATTACCATCGTCCATTTCGTCGACAAAAAGATTCTGGATGAACAGAACATCCAGATGATCGGCGACGATCTATTCCGCCTGGTGGACGAATTGGGTCGTCACAAACTTCTCTTAAATTTCAGCAATGTGGAATTTCTTTCCTCGGCCGCTCTCGGTAAGCTGATTACTCTGAATCGCAAGATCCAGGCGGTTCGCGGCAAACTGGCTCTGTGCAGTATCTCTAAAGATATTCGGGAAGTTTTCGAGATTACCAAACTCGATAAACTCTTCTCCATCTACCCGGATGAGCAGACCGCTCTGGCGTCATTCTGA
- a CDS encoding ATP-binding protein: MHSDGRTLTRETVIPSDLTAVHQLQVEIEQILQKESQFDEREIFAIKLAVEEALVNAVKHGNQLDPDKSVRVVYHIRPDHFDIRITDQGPGFDPGDVPDPTAPENLERPCGRGLLLIRHYMSDVLFFDKGNTIAMTKSRKN, from the coding sequence ATGCATTCCGACGGGCGAACTCTCACCCGAGAAACGGTTATCCCCAGCGACTTGACGGCTGTTCATCAGCTTCAAGTCGAGATCGAGCAGATTCTGCAAAAAGAATCGCAATTCGACGAGCGGGAAATTTTCGCAATCAAACTGGCCGTCGAAGAAGCTCTGGTGAATGCCGTGAAGCACGGCAATCAGCTGGACCCCGATAAATCGGTTCGCGTTGTCTACCACATCCGTCCTGACCACTTCGATATTCGTATCACCGATCAAGGTCCCGGATTCGATCCGGGCGATGTCCCCGATCCCACAGCTCCGGAAAACCTGGAACGACCTTGCGGTCGCGGACTGTTACTGATTCGGCATTACATGTCGGACGTGCTGTTTTTCGATAAGGGCAATACCATCGCCATGACCAAAAGCCGCAAGAATTGA
- a CDS encoding TIGR03000 domain-containing protein: MYSLVLMMAMNGSAPEIPQFHHRTTSYVVSSGCSGCCGGVVYVSPGCCGGGCCGGYQTHWGYGEVVITNWSPGFVYPTTWSSFPACGCSESVIYPSAPTTTAPPTTAPATEPKKEMPKSEEPKKPVTLNQVSARLLRSEVQVELPEGAKLYVNDSAKAIQSADGRFQTPELPEGEDFAYSFRAVMEVNGDRKELTRKVTFRPGQPLNVDLREVEIVRK; the protein is encoded by the coding sequence ATGTATAGCCTCGTATTGATGATGGCGATGAACGGATCTGCCCCGGAAATTCCCCAGTTTCATCACCGCACGACCAGTTATGTCGTTTCGAGCGGTTGTTCGGGATGTTGCGGTGGAGTAGTTTATGTCAGCCCTGGCTGCTGCGGAGGCGGCTGTTGCGGCGGTTATCAAACTCACTGGGGTTACGGGGAAGTCGTAATCACCAACTGGTCCCCCGGTTTCGTTTACCCGACCACCTGGAGTTCCTTCCCGGCTTGCGGTTGCTCGGAATCGGTTATTTACCCTTCCGCTCCGACAACAACGGCTCCTCCCACAACTGCCCCCGCAACGGAACCCAAAAAAGAGATGCCTAAGTCGGAGGAACCCAAGAAGCCTGTAACTTTGAATCAGGTCAGTGCACGCCTCCTCCGGAGTGAAGTTCAAGTGGAACTGCCGGAAGGGGCGAAACTCTATGTGAACGATTCCGCGAAAGCGATTCAATCCGCCGATGGTCGGTTCCAGACGCCGGAACTGCCGGAAGGCGAGGATTTCGCATACTCATTCCGGGCCGTGATGGAAGTGAACGGCGATCGCAAGGAACTCACTCGAAAAGTGACGTTCCGCCCCGGCCAGCCGTTGAATGTCGATCTCCGCGAAGTGGAAATCGTGCGGAAATAG
- a CDS encoding S41 family peptidase, producing MTRSNLAWLICVPLLVLSGLAISYSAPPRTKDYELVRTFVDVLARVDQNYVRKLDDAAKQKLVEDMINGGLEKLDRYSTYFGADELAQFNHTTEGNFVGIGITMGYEPNSGRLMVQSPIFGTPAYDAGVLPGDLLLKIEDTSTEKMNFQEAAKLIQGEAGTKVRITILHEGAKAPQELTIPRARIDVPSVTGFQRKKENPGEWEWFADPAQKIAYIHISGFNETTTDELKKAVEKVQAEQARALILDLRDNPGGLLRCAVEVSDMFLMSGKIVSTKDRNGNGPTYEAKASGTLFEPAESHPLVILQSNFSASASEIVAAALQDNGRAIIVGERSYGKGSVQKLIDLGTAPATALKLTVESYWRPSGKNIHRDQNMKDTDEWGVKPNPGFEVELKDTDRLAAIRLRRQREAVGAKMPAENEKSLEDKVLNKALEHLKKTLTGMKPVPFQDVNPGIKL from the coding sequence ATGACGCGTTCGAATCTGGCTTGGCTGATTTGCGTTCCTCTCCTGGTGCTTTCGGGCCTGGCCATTTCTTATAGTGCTCCGCCCAGAACCAAGGATTATGAGCTTGTCCGCACCTTTGTGGACGTGCTTGCGCGGGTCGATCAAAATTACGTCCGCAAACTCGACGATGCCGCCAAGCAGAAACTCGTCGAAGATATGATCAACGGCGGCCTGGAAAAACTCGACCGCTACTCGACCTATTTCGGGGCCGATGAACTGGCTCAATTCAATCACACGACCGAAGGCAATTTCGTCGGCATCGGTATCACGATGGGATACGAACCGAACTCCGGCCGGCTGATGGTGCAGAGCCCGATCTTCGGTACCCCAGCCTACGATGCGGGTGTTCTGCCGGGTGATCTACTCCTGAAGATTGAAGACACTTCTACAGAGAAGATGAACTTTCAGGAGGCCGCCAAGCTGATTCAGGGCGAGGCCGGCACCAAGGTGCGCATTACGATCCTTCACGAAGGGGCCAAGGCTCCTCAGGAATTGACTATTCCGAGAGCACGAATCGATGTTCCCAGCGTCACAGGCTTTCAACGCAAAAAAGAAAATCCCGGAGAATGGGAATGGTTTGCCGATCCCGCGCAGAAAATTGCTTACATCCATATCAGCGGCTTTAATGAAACCACTACGGACGAATTGAAGAAGGCCGTGGAGAAAGTTCAGGCCGAGCAAGCGCGGGCGCTGATTCTGGATTTGCGCGACAATCCTGGTGGCCTTCTCCGCTGCGCGGTGGAAGTGAGCGATATGTTCTTGATGAGTGGCAAAATCGTTTCCACAAAGGATCGGAACGGCAATGGGCCGACGTATGAAGCTAAGGCTAGCGGCACGCTGTTCGAACCGGCCGAGAGCCATCCCCTCGTCATTTTGCAGAGTAACTTCAGCGCCAGTGCTTCTGAAATTGTCGCGGCCGCACTTCAGGATAACGGCCGGGCGATCATCGTCGGCGAACGTAGCTATGGCAAGGGCAGTGTTCAAAAGCTGATCGACCTCGGCACGGCCCCGGCCACGGCTCTGAAGCTGACGGTCGAAAGCTACTGGCGGCCTAGCGGAAAGAATATTCACCGCGACCAGAACATGAAAGATACCGATGAATGGGGTGTGAAACCAAATCCGGGATTCGAAGTCGAACTGAAAGACACCGACCGGCTAGCCGCAATCCGGCTGCGTCGGCAGCGCGAAGCGGTGGGTGCCAAAATGCCGGCGGAGAATGAAAAATCCCTCGAAGATAAGGTTCTCAACAAAGCGCTCGAGCATCTGAAGAAAACGCTAACGGGAATGAAACCCGTACCGTTTCAGGATGTGAACCCGGGCATCAAGCTCTAA
- the rfaD gene encoding ADP-glyceromanno-heptose 6-epimerase, with amino-acid sequence MIVITGAAGFIGSNLAHRLAGSGTELLLVDHELNPAKAANFVGLGRFQFRRHDHFLQDLEAGCFSPAVIYHLGACSATTETNWSYLEQNNIEYTRRLWLWSAKNQIPFLYASSAATYGDGSLGFDDQIAPEKLQPLNLYGKSKNDFDIWALQQVNLGKLVPPTWAGLKFFNVYGPREQHKGRMSSVVWQTYQQIQLTGRMKLFRSTDPKYPDGGQLRDFVFVEDCVDHLIWLASQKSVGGLFNSGTGQARSFYDLAAATFHAMGRPTDISFIDMPKDLARQYQNFTQAAMQSLQKTGNSKLPTSLEAGIEHYVKWLQQAHPVRQAA; translated from the coding sequence ATGATCGTTATTACTGGGGCCGCCGGGTTTATCGGTTCAAATCTCGCCCATCGTTTGGCAGGTTCGGGGACCGAATTGCTGTTGGTAGATCACGAACTCAATCCGGCCAAGGCCGCGAACTTCGTCGGTCTCGGTCGCTTTCAATTCCGCCGGCACGATCATTTTCTGCAAGATCTGGAAGCGGGATGTTTCAGTCCCGCAGTGATCTACCATCTGGGAGCCTGCAGCGCGACTACCGAGACCAACTGGTCCTATCTCGAACAGAATAACATCGAGTATACTCGGCGACTCTGGCTCTGGTCGGCCAAAAATCAGATTCCATTTCTCTACGCCTCCAGCGCGGCCACCTATGGCGATGGGTCGCTGGGATTCGACGATCAGATTGCGCCAGAGAAACTGCAGCCTTTGAACCTGTACGGCAAGAGCAAGAATGACTTCGATATCTGGGCCTTACAACAGGTTAACCTCGGGAAACTCGTGCCCCCGACCTGGGCGGGGCTGAAGTTTTTCAACGTCTACGGGCCTCGGGAACAGCACAAGGGCCGGATGTCGAGCGTGGTCTGGCAAACGTATCAGCAGATTCAGCTGACAGGCAGGATGAAACTTTTTCGCAGCACCGATCCCAAATATCCCGACGGAGGACAACTCCGCGATTTCGTTTTCGTCGAGGATTGTGTCGATCACCTGATCTGGCTGGCCTCACAAAAGAGTGTCGGCGGCCTATTCAATAGTGGGACCGGTCAGGCGCGCTCCTTCTACGATCTCGCCGCGGCCACGTTCCATGCCATGGGTCGGCCGACAGACATTTCCTTCATCGATATGCCTAAGGATCTGGCCCGGCAGTATCAGAATTTCACGCAGGCCGCCATGCAGAGTCTTCAGAAGACGGGCAACTCAAAATTGCCAACCTCGCTTGAGGCGGGGATCGAACACTATGTGAAATGGCTGCAACAGGCACATCCGGTGCGACAAGCGGCGTAG
- a CDS encoding purple acid phosphatase family protein: MFNSHRRLFLGASFSGLASYPLFGQEPSPKERNKEEEDEKKDPLPAKAVKEDAGFQPATLFLTWHKDPTTTMDVQWVGTQGETADIKVYYTSDPIPVPVKGAPKNPNEKKVNWVVCNTIIKPYPMSDFKVFRAEIAGLTPNTDYSFRIGKASPIYKFRTMPAKANDSIHFIEGGDCGINSAAIANNIMAAKQDPMFAIIGGDLGYDNGKSVDVSLSFLRNYSKHMVTKDGRMIPMITCIGNHEVLGSYEQKREKGTFFYPLFDGLYPETGYATLEFGDYLSLVLLDTGHTTPIAGEQTKWLEETLKARIDHPNTLVINHVPCYPSYRNPIGVPAKDGKSGKLGTGEGQRIHWVPLFEKYRVPLVLEHHDHTFKRTKPLLNGMPDSNGVLYLGDGSWGRIRNPRTPDCRALTAFVCDFNPQKSL; this comes from the coding sequence ATGTTCAATTCTCATCGGAGGCTATTTTTAGGAGCTTCGTTTTCCGGACTCGCTTCCTACCCCTTATTTGGTCAGGAACCTTCCCCTAAAGAGCGAAACAAAGAGGAGGAGGATGAGAAAAAAGATCCGCTTCCTGCAAAAGCGGTGAAGGAAGATGCCGGGTTTCAACCTGCGACATTATTTCTGACCTGGCACAAAGATCCGACCACCACGATGGATGTGCAGTGGGTGGGGACTCAGGGCGAAACGGCCGATATCAAAGTTTACTACACCTCCGATCCCATTCCTGTCCCCGTAAAAGGCGCTCCGAAAAATCCGAATGAAAAGAAGGTGAACTGGGTGGTCTGCAACACGATCATCAAGCCCTACCCGATGAGCGATTTCAAAGTCTTTCGAGCGGAAATAGCCGGTTTGACGCCGAATACCGATTACTCCTTCCGCATCGGGAAGGCATCCCCGATCTATAAATTCCGAACGATGCCCGCCAAAGCGAACGATTCGATCCACTTCATCGAAGGGGGCGACTGCGGCATCAACTCGGCAGCCATCGCCAACAATATCATGGCCGCCAAGCAAGATCCGATGTTCGCGATCATCGGCGGAGACCTGGGTTACGATAACGGCAAATCGGTCGATGTCAGTCTCTCTTTCTTGCGCAACTACAGTAAGCACATGGTGACCAAGGACGGCCGAATGATTCCAATGATCACCTGCATTGGTAACCACGAAGTGCTCGGTTCTTACGAACAGAAACGCGAAAAAGGCACTTTCTTTTATCCGTTATTCGACGGTTTATATCCCGAGACCGGCTATGCGACGCTCGAGTTCGGCGACTATCTGAGTCTGGTGCTGCTCGATACCGGTCACACGACCCCGATCGCCGGGGAGCAAACTAAATGGCTGGAAGAGACACTGAAAGCCCGAATTGACCATCCCAACACATTGGTGATCAATCATGTTCCGTGTTATCCTTCTTATCGGAATCCCATAGGAGTTCCGGCCAAGGACGGGAAGTCGGGCAAGCTGGGAACCGGGGAAGGTCAGCGCATTCACTGGGTTCCACTATTTGAAAAATATCGGGTGCCCCTGGTTCTCGAACATCACGATCACACTTTCAAGCGGACCAAGCCGCTTCTGAACGGCATGCCCGATTCCAATGGCGTGCTCTACCTGGGGGATGGCTCCTGGGGAAGAATTCGAAATCCTCGAACGCCCGATTGCCGCGCCCTCACCGCTTTCGTTTGCGATTTCAATCCACAGAAATCGCTCTAG